In the Natronobacterium texcoconense genome, one interval contains:
- a CDS encoding acyl-CoA dehydrogenase family protein — protein MQYADSDRAREVADRAQALMEEVVLPRERERAGGVPISSGTVAELREAAREYDVYAPQIPEEYGGMGLGFRDSLPVFEEAGRSILGPVAMRVDAPDEGNMHLLEMAGDDLQKETYLEPLVAGEIKSGFSMTEPMQGAGSDPKMIQTTAEKDGDEWVINGHKWWTTQGLDADVLIVLARTDEDAHPYQGCSLFLVPADADGVEVVRDVPHMGGSSHGISHAEILYDNVRVPEEHLLGELNQGFSHAQARLGPARLTHCMRYSGMAKRSLEIAKAYTSERQGFDSSLSEKQSLRHRIADAETRLHVARTAIRDAADRIVAGNEARVPVSMCKVFTANATQDAIDLAVQCCGANGIGKDLPLSDFYEAVRQFRIVDGADEVHRRVIARAAFEDVSEEELEPLTRFGEPSRPDE, from the coding sequence ATGCAGTACGCTGACTCAGACCGGGCACGAGAAGTCGCTGACCGTGCCCAGGCGTTGATGGAAGAGGTCGTCCTCCCACGGGAGCGTGAACGCGCCGGCGGCGTCCCGATCTCGAGTGGCACCGTCGCGGAACTGCGGGAAGCCGCCCGCGAATACGACGTCTACGCGCCACAGATCCCCGAGGAATACGGTGGGATGGGGCTTGGCTTCCGGGACTCGCTTCCGGTGTTCGAGGAAGCCGGCCGGAGCATCCTCGGCCCGGTCGCGATGCGCGTCGACGCCCCCGACGAGGGGAACATGCACCTGCTCGAGATGGCCGGCGACGACCTCCAGAAGGAAACCTATCTCGAGCCGCTGGTCGCCGGCGAGATCAAGTCCGGGTTCTCGATGACCGAGCCGATGCAGGGAGCCGGCTCGGACCCGAAGATGATCCAGACGACCGCCGAAAAGGACGGCGACGAGTGGGTCATAAACGGCCACAAGTGGTGGACGACACAGGGCCTCGACGCCGACGTCCTGATCGTCCTCGCGCGGACCGACGAGGATGCCCACCCCTACCAGGGCTGTTCGCTCTTTCTTGTCCCCGCCGACGCCGACGGCGTCGAAGTCGTCCGCGACGTGCCCCACATGGGCGGCTCGAGCCACGGCATCTCCCACGCCGAGATCCTGTACGATAACGTCCGCGTTCCCGAAGAACACCTGCTCGGCGAACTGAACCAGGGCTTCTCCCACGCGCAGGCGCGCCTCGGGCCCGCGCGTTTGACACACTGTATGCGCTACTCGGGAATGGCAAAGCGTTCACTCGAGATTGCGAAAGCCTACACGAGCGAACGCCAGGGATTCGATTCGTCGCTCTCGGAGAAACAGTCGCTTCGCCACCGCATCGCCGACGCCGAAACCAGACTCCACGTTGCTCGGACGGCGATCCGGGACGCCGCCGATCGGATCGTAGCGGGCAACGAAGCGCGCGTCCCCGTCTCGATGTGCAAGGTGTTCACCGCAAACGCCACCCAGGACGCAATCGACCTCGCAGTCCAATGTTGTGGCGCGAACGGCATCGGCAAGGACCTCCCGCTGTCTGACTTCTACGAGGCAGTCCGCCAGTTCCGCATCGTCGACGGCGCCGACGAAGTCCACCGCCGCGTCATCGCGCGCGCCGCGTTCGAGGACGTCAGCGAGGAAGAACTCGAGCCGCTGACCCGCTTCGGTGAGCCCAGTCGTCCGGACGAGTGA
- the tatA gene encoding twin-arginine translocase TatA/TatE family subunit produces MVVEIAPLFIPGVPGGPELLIILFIAILLFGANKIPKLARSTGEAMGEFQKGREKVETELEEMRETGEFDELDEDDEDFVDTEPVTTDEEETETETN; encoded by the coding sequence ATGGTAGTCGAAATCGCACCGCTGTTCATCCCCGGCGTACCCGGGGGTCCGGAACTACTGATCATCCTTTTCATCGCCATCCTGCTGTTCGGGGCCAACAAGATCCCGAAGCTGGCACGGTCGACCGGCGAAGCGATGGGCGAATTCCAGAAGGGGCGTGAAAAGGTCGAAACGGAACTCGAAGAAATGCGTGAAACCGGGGAGTTCGACGAACTCGACGAGGACGACGAGGACTTCGTCGACACCGAACCGGTCACCACCGACGAAGAGGAAACCGAAACGGAAACCAACTAA
- a CDS encoding redoxin domain-containing protein → MVNTGDAAPDFTAPLANGDVDSFTLSERLEDEAPIVLAFFPGAFTSVCTAEMCTFQDRLSAFDDVDATVYGVSRDSPFTLNEFRAQNELEFGLISDLNQEIVDDYDLAMDFDDLGVYGVAKRSVFVIDADGEVAYAWVSDDPGVEPEYAEVEDAAEDAA, encoded by the coding sequence ATGGTAAACACAGGAGACGCTGCACCCGACTTCACTGCACCGCTCGCGAACGGCGACGTCGACTCTTTCACGCTCTCCGAGCGCCTCGAGGACGAAGCACCGATCGTCCTCGCGTTCTTCCCCGGCGCCTTCACGAGCGTCTGCACCGCGGAGATGTGTACGTTCCAGGACCGTCTGTCGGCCTTCGATGACGTCGACGCGACCGTCTACGGCGTCAGCCGCGACTCGCCGTTCACGCTCAACGAGTTCCGCGCACAGAACGAACTCGAGTTCGGTCTCATCAGCGACCTCAACCAGGAGATCGTCGACGACTACGACCTTGCGATGGACTTCGACGACCTGGGCGTCTACGGCGTCGCGAAGCGCTCGGTGTTCGTGATCGACGCCGACGGCGAAGTCGCGTACGCGTGGGTTAGCGACGATCCGGGCGTCGAACCCGAGTACGCCGAAGTCGAGGACGCTGCAGAGGACGCAGCCTGA
- a CDS encoding HD domain-containing protein — translation MSDSAANDDARRVYSPDDDHAFPDEKLNRVLEFVDDDEEIQTYLEAQNVNAVDRMQYNDHGTKHIEIVRNRALCLYDLLKAGGVEFHASQQGLAEEDESVIIALAATLHDVGHVVHRDEHVYYSIPLAADILDRVLPEFYDVAETVRMKGEVLHAILCHHTAETPLTTEAGVIRVADALDMESGRSRIPYEHGGRGINTLSSQAIKRVSLHEGETRPVMVEIAMTNAAGVYQVDNLLKAKLEDSGLEDEIRIVAVNTNENHEQLVERIEL, via the coding sequence ATGAGCGATTCTGCTGCCAACGACGATGCTCGACGTGTCTACTCTCCCGACGACGACCACGCGTTCCCCGACGAGAAGCTAAACCGCGTCCTCGAGTTCGTCGACGACGACGAAGAGATCCAGACGTACCTCGAGGCACAGAACGTCAACGCGGTCGACCGGATGCAGTACAACGATCACGGCACGAAACACATCGAGATCGTCCGCAACCGCGCGCTGTGTCTCTACGACCTCCTGAAGGCGGGTGGCGTCGAGTTCCACGCCAGCCAGCAGGGACTGGCCGAGGAAGACGAGTCGGTGATCATCGCGCTCGCGGCGACCTTACACGACGTGGGCCACGTCGTCCACCGGGACGAACACGTCTACTACTCCATTCCGCTCGCAGCCGACATCCTCGATCGCGTCCTGCCCGAATTCTACGACGTCGCCGAGACGGTCCGGATGAAAGGCGAGGTGCTGCACGCGATCCTCTGTCATCACACGGCGGAGACGCCGCTGACGACGGAAGCGGGCGTCATCCGCGTCGCCGATGCGCTGGACATGGAGAGCGGTCGCTCGCGCATCCCCTACGAACACGGTGGCCGCGGGATCAACACGCTCTCGAGCCAGGCAATCAAGCGTGTCTCCTTGCACGAGGGCGAAACCCGGCCGGTGATGGTCGAGATCGCGATGACAAACGCCGCCGGCGTCTACCAGGTCGACAACCTGTTAAAAGCGAAACTCGAGGACTCGGGACTCGAGGACGAGATCCGGATCGTCGCGGTCAACACGAACGAGAACCACGAACAACTGGTCGAACGGATCGAACTCTAA
- a CDS encoding RNA-guided endonuclease TnpB family protein, translating into MGEEATKTIQTRLHIASGERSWLHDARLASREIFNQTIRLTQQGHTRTEIQQEVDRDDFLRNNKCAVVGKALQTWDSYQSLLDWWENQDDPDGGKPTPPSTDKSGAYPLVMAHTEGYRLTVDEDTNRVEFRISPKPYKKVTGHLRGEPDAVDELRDVLTSEEVDVGQAELLYRDGVYYLHVTVTREFDVPEPDTADTVVGVDINERNVALTALDRETMRTKGTLVLDYGRVKQERQRYHTITTRCQDHGKTSIHQKLGDKEERFTEWTLHRLSRAVVEFAEQFSNPVIVFEDMEGIRDEIKYGTYMNRRLHKLPFHKFEKFVSYKATWREIPTDTVDAYYNSKTCSCCGERGYRQGRRFRCTNDGCDVVQDHADRNASVNIAWREKAKLDGNTTNYRTHKTQPQVRLVRLSGSGRVNRPTSSRSLTEQGVLAYG; encoded by the coding sequence ATGGGTGAAGAAGCCACGAAGACGATTCAGACGCGCCTTCACATAGCGTCTGGTGAACGGTCGTGGCTTCACGACGCCCGCCTCGCATCACGCGAGATCTTCAACCAAACCATCCGCCTCACACAACAAGGGCACACGCGCACCGAGATACAGCAGGAAGTTGACCGCGACGACTTCTTGCGAAACAACAAGTGCGCGGTCGTCGGCAAAGCCCTCCAAACGTGGGACTCCTACCAGTCACTCCTTGACTGGTGGGAGAACCAAGACGATCCAGATGGAGGCAAGCCGACACCACCGAGTACGGACAAATCTGGTGCGTACCCGCTCGTGATGGCGCACACGGAAGGCTACCGCCTCACCGTGGACGAAGACACGAACCGGGTGGAGTTCCGCATCAGCCCGAAACCCTACAAGAAGGTGACGGGCCATCTACGCGGTGAGCCGGACGCGGTGGACGAACTTCGAGATGTCCTCACGTCGGAGGAGGTGGATGTGGGGCAAGCCGAACTCCTGTACCGCGATGGCGTGTATTACCTACACGTCACGGTCACACGCGAGTTCGACGTGCCCGAACCCGACACCGCTGATACTGTGGTCGGCGTGGACATCAACGAGCGCAACGTCGCTCTCACCGCCCTCGACCGCGAGACAATGCGGACGAAGGGCACACTCGTCCTCGACTACGGACGGGTTAAGCAGGAGCGCCAACGCTACCACACCATCACCACTCGCTGTCAGGATCACGGTAAGACGAGCATCCACCAGAAACTCGGTGACAAGGAAGAACGATTCACCGAATGGACACTCCATCGTCTCTCCCGTGCTGTCGTGGAGTTCGCAGAACAGTTCTCGAACCCGGTTATTGTGTTCGAGGATATGGAAGGTATCCGCGACGAAATCAAGTACGGGACGTACATGAACCGCCGACTGCACAAACTTCCGTTCCACAAGTTCGAGAAGTTCGTGTCGTACAAGGCAACATGGCGAGAGATTCCCACGGACACGGTTGATGCCTATTACAACTCGAAGACGTGTTCGTGCTGTGGCGAGCGTGGGTATCGACAGGGACGGCGGTTCCGCTGTACGAATGATGGGTGTGACGTGGTGCAAGACCACGCCGACCGGAATGCATCGGTGAACATCGCGTGGCGCGAGAAGGCGAAACTCGACGGTAACACGACGAATTACCGGACTCACAAAACCCAGCCGCAAGTGCGGTTGGTGCGTCTGTCCGGGTCGGGGCGTGTAAACCGCCCAACCTCATCCCGCTCGCTTACCGAGCAGGGAGTGCTAGCGTACGGCTGA
- a CDS encoding helix-turn-helix domain-containing protein, whose translation MQQSADSPTKRNVSIPDDLESPRAKLVYHYLAAHGSCPADRLCTDLELSKGTVLSITGTLRKRGYLERRDGRYELA comes from the coding sequence ATGCAACAGAGCGCGGACTCTCCGACGAAACGAAACGTATCGATACCAGACGACCTCGAGTCGCCGCGTGCGAAACTCGTCTATCACTACCTCGCAGCCCACGGGAGCTGTCCAGCCGACAGACTGTGTACGGACCTCGAACTGTCGAAAGGGACCGTGCTATCGATCACCGGCACGCTCAGAAAACGGGGTTACCTCGAGCGACGCGACGGGCGGTACGAACTCGCCTGA
- a CDS encoding XapX domain-containing protein, with the protein MNYELVLLGLFTGAVTGGFFALFDVPIPAPPELPGLMGIVGIYLGYKIVQALDLSVDLAGTFGL; encoded by the coding sequence ATGAATTATGAACTCGTCTTGCTCGGACTCTTCACCGGTGCCGTGACCGGTGGGTTCTTCGCGCTGTTCGACGTTCCGATCCCTGCACCCCCGGAACTGCCGGGGCTGATGGGTATCGTCGGCATCTATCTCGGCTACAAAATCGTCCAGGCGCTCGACCTGAGCGTCGACCTGGCCGGAACGTTCGGCCTCTGA
- a CDS encoding 5'-deoxyadenosine deaminase, translating into MLLSGTVIVDADTVIDDGAVVVEDDRIVAVGDRTDCIDRYPDHERDEYDLLAPGTVGAHVHSVQSLGRGIADDTALLEWLFDYVLPMEASLSAEEMRVAAELGYLELIESGTTTCIDHLSVHHADEAFEAARDMGIRGRLGKVMMDKDAPDGLLEDTDDALGESERLIQRYHGVDDGRIQYALTPRFAVSCTEECLRGTRALADEYDGVRIHTHASENRDEVATVEDETGRRNVHWLHEVGLTGEDVVLAHCVWTDESERELLAETGTNVTYCPSSNMKLASGVAPIHDYLDRGINVALGNDGPPCNNTLDPFTEMRQASLLQKVDRLEPQALPARTVFEMATVNGARAAGFDGVGKLREGWKADVVGLETDLTRATPIHDVLSHLVFAAHGDDVQFTMVDGEVLMADGDVLVADADAIRERARECAGALEVAP; encoded by the coding sequence ATGTTGCTGTCGGGGACAGTAATCGTCGACGCCGACACCGTAATCGACGACGGTGCCGTCGTCGTCGAGGACGACCGCATCGTCGCCGTCGGGGACCGAACGGACTGTATCGATCGGTATCCAGACCACGAGCGCGACGAGTACGATCTGCTCGCACCCGGAACGGTCGGCGCACACGTCCACTCGGTCCAGAGTCTCGGGCGCGGGATCGCCGACGACACCGCATTACTCGAGTGGCTGTTCGACTACGTCCTCCCGATGGAGGCCTCGCTGTCGGCCGAGGAGATGCGTGTCGCAGCCGAACTGGGCTACCTCGAGTTGATCGAAAGCGGGACGACGACCTGTATCGATCACCTGTCAGTCCATCACGCCGACGAAGCCTTCGAAGCGGCCCGCGACATGGGAATTCGCGGTCGACTCGGGAAAGTGATGATGGACAAGGACGCTCCCGACGGACTCCTCGAGGACACCGACGACGCACTCGGCGAGAGCGAGCGGCTCATCCAGCGGTATCACGGCGTCGACGACGGCCGGATTCAGTACGCGCTGACGCCGCGGTTCGCCGTCAGTTGTACGGAGGAGTGTCTCCGCGGCACCCGCGCGCTGGCCGACGAGTACGACGGCGTCCGCATCCACACGCACGCAAGCGAGAACCGCGACGAGGTCGCCACCGTCGAGGACGAAACCGGCCGGCGAAACGTCCACTGGCTCCACGAGGTCGGGCTGACGGGCGAAGACGTCGTGCTGGCCCACTGCGTCTGGACCGACGAGAGCGAGCGAGAACTACTCGCCGAAACCGGGACGAACGTCACCTACTGCCCCTCGTCGAACATGAAACTCGCCAGCGGCGTCGCACCGATTCACGACTATCTGGATCGGGGAATCAACGTTGCGCTCGGCAACGACGGCCCGCCGTGTAACAACACGCTCGATCCGTTCACCGAGATGCGACAGGCGAGTCTCCTCCAGAAGGTCGACCGACTCGAGCCCCAGGCACTGCCTGCCCGGACCGTCTTCGAGATGGCGACGGTAAACGGCGCTCGAGCGGCAGGGTTCGACGGCGTAGGAAAGCTCCGGGAGGGGTGGAAAGCCGACGTCGTCGGCCTCGAGACGGACCTCACGCGCGCAACGCCGATCCACGACGTGCTCTCGCATCTGGTCTTTGCGGCCCACGGGGACGACGTGCAGTTCACGATGGTCGACGGCGAGGTCCTGATGGCCGACGGCGACGTGCTCGTGGCCGACGCCGACGCGATCCGAGAGCGCGCCCGGGAGTGTGCTGGGGCGCTCGAGGTCGCGCCCTGA
- a CDS encoding FAD-binding protein yields the protein MYEHDVIVVGAGGAGLRAAIAAHEAGADTALVSKLHPVRSHTGAAEGGINAALQDGDDWELHAYDTMKGSDYLGDAPAVETLAQDAPEETIRLEHWGMPFSREDDGRVSQRPFGGLSYPRTTYAGAETGHHLLHTMYEQVVKRGIQVYDEWYVMNLATTNEDDPNDRECHGVVAYDVQSGNVEGFKANQGVVLATGGPGQAFDHTTNAVSCTGDGHAMAYRAGAPLEDMEFIQFHPTSLPSTGVLISEGVRGEGGILYNADGERFMFEYGYANNSGELASRDVVARAELTEVDEGRGVNDEYVHLDMRHLGEERILDRLENILHLAEDFEGVDGLVEPMPVKPGQHYAMGGIETDENGQTNINGLYAAGECACVSVHGGNRLGGNALPELIVFGKRAGRHAAGEDLGEPQIRTGYGDDVEDDDTELPVQPGAAGLETSSGVAADGGVTADAEGLLERAVERERERVDRLMDRDSGVQHSEIRQKLQKAMTDYVNVFRTEEGVKKALKIIRECREEYQNVYVDDPSRTFNTDLQQTYETRNLIDVAETIALGALVRDEFRGAHWRQAHQERKDDEWLKHTLVSWNDGEPSIFYRPVILEGEDKEYEPKVRSY from the coding sequence ATGTACGAACACGACGTCATCGTGGTCGGCGCGGGCGGCGCCGGCCTCCGAGCCGCGATCGCAGCGCACGAGGCGGGAGCCGACACGGCACTCGTCTCGAAGCTCCATCCGGTCCGCAGCCACACGGGTGCAGCAGAGGGTGGTATCAACGCCGCGCTCCAGGACGGCGACGACTGGGAACTCCACGCCTACGACACGATGAAGGGCTCGGACTACCTGGGTGACGCCCCAGCAGTCGAGACCCTTGCACAGGACGCCCCCGAAGAGACCATCCGACTCGAGCACTGGGGGATGCCGTTCTCCCGCGAGGACGATGGCCGCGTCTCGCAGCGACCGTTCGGCGGTCTCTCCTACCCCCGCACCACGTACGCCGGTGCCGAGACCGGACACCACCTGCTGCATACGATGTACGAGCAGGTCGTCAAACGCGGGATCCAGGTCTACGACGAGTGGTACGTGATGAACCTCGCGACCACGAACGAGGACGATCCCAACGACCGCGAGTGTCACGGCGTCGTCGCCTACGACGTCCAGTCCGGCAACGTCGAAGGGTTCAAGGCCAATCAGGGGGTCGTCCTCGCGACCGGAGGCCCCGGCCAGGCGTTCGACCACACCACCAACGCCGTCTCCTGTACCGGCGACGGCCACGCGATGGCCTACCGCGCGGGTGCGCCGCTGGAAGACATGGAGTTCATCCAGTTCCACCCGACCTCGCTTCCCTCCACGGGTGTCCTCATCTCCGAGGGCGTCCGCGGGGAAGGTGGTATTCTCTACAACGCCGACGGCGAACGGTTTATGTTCGAGTACGGCTACGCGAACAACTCCGGCGAACTCGCCTCCCGCGACGTCGTCGCCCGCGCCGAACTCACCGAGGTCGACGAAGGGCGTGGCGTCAACGACGAGTACGTCCACCTCGACATGCGCCACCTCGGCGAGGAACGCATTCTCGACCGACTCGAGAACATTCTCCACCTCGCGGAGGACTTCGAGGGCGTCGACGGCCTCGTCGAGCCGATGCCGGTCAAGCCCGGCCAGCACTACGCGATGGGCGGCATCGAGACCGACGAGAACGGCCAGACCAACATCAACGGCCTCTACGCGGCCGGCGAGTGTGCCTGCGTCTCCGTCCACGGCGGTAACCGACTCGGCGGTAACGCCCTGCCAGAACTGATCGTCTTCGGCAAGCGCGCCGGCCGTCACGCCGCCGGCGAGGACCTCGGCGAGCCCCAGATCCGGACCGGCTACGGCGACGACGTCGAGGACGACGACACCGAACTCCCCGTCCAGCCCGGTGCGGCCGGACTCGAGACCTCGAGTGGCGTCGCCGCGGACGGTGGCGTCACGGCAGACGCCGAAGGGCTCCTTGAGCGTGCCGTCGAGCGCGAACGCGAGCGCGTCGACCGGCTGATGGACCGCGACAGCGGCGTCCAGCACTCCGAGATCCGCCAGAAGCTCCAGAAGGCGATGACCGACTACGTCAACGTCTTCCGAACCGAGGAAGGCGTCAAGAAGGCGCTGAAGATCATCCGCGAGTGCCGCGAGGAGTACCAGAACGTCTACGTCGACGACCCCTCGCGCACGTTCAACACGGACCTCCAGCAGACCTACGAGACGCGGAACCTGATCGACGTCGCCGAGACGATCGCACTCGGCGCGCTGGTCCGTGACGAGTTCCGTGGCGCACACTGGCGACAGGCCCACCAGGAACGCAAAGACGACGAGTGGCTCAAACACACGCTCGTCTCCTGGAACGACGGCGAGCCGTCGATCTTCTACCGCCCGGTCATCCTCGAGGGCGAGGACAAGGAGTACGAGCCGAAAGTGCGCAGTTACTGA
- a CDS encoding succinate dehydrogenase/fumarate reductase iron-sulfur subunit, protein MSTQQQEPETQEAPEDPEMKGAQSPQERRLEKKDAKTDEEPARKAQLEGDTVHIKVFRYDPEVEGKQEPRFDDFHVPFEKGMTVLDAVMYARDEYDSSLTFRHSCRQAVCGSDAFFVNGKQRLGCKTQISDLEQPVRIEPLPHQEVVKDLVVDMSHFYDQMHAVEPYFQDEDTPDASNLEEQRQSRENREKVKMSTRCIWCGACMSSCNIAAGDNEYLGPAAINKAYKFAMDDRESEQIKEHRLRILEQEHGVWRCQTQFSCTEVCPKDIPLTEHIQELKREAVKKNLKFW, encoded by the coding sequence ATGAGTACGCAACAACAGGAACCAGAGACCCAGGAAGCACCGGAAGACCCCGAGATGAAGGGGGCACAGTCGCCACAGGAACGGCGACTCGAGAAAAAGGACGCGAAGACCGACGAGGAACCGGCACGGAAGGCCCAGCTCGAGGGCGATACGGTTCACATCAAGGTGTTCCGGTACGACCCCGAAGTCGAGGGGAAGCAGGAACCTCGGTTCGACGACTTCCACGTTCCCTTCGAGAAGGGGATGACGGTCCTCGACGCGGTCATGTACGCCCGCGACGAGTACGATTCGTCGCTTACGTTCCGACACTCCTGTCGGCAGGCGGTCTGTGGTTCGGACGCGTTCTTCGTCAACGGAAAACAGCGACTCGGCTGCAAGACCCAGATCTCCGATCTCGAGCAGCCGGTTCGCATCGAGCCGCTACCCCATCAGGAGGTCGTCAAGGACCTGGTCGTCGACATGAGCCACTTCTACGACCAGATGCACGCGGTCGAGCCGTACTTCCAAGACGAGGATACGCCCGACGCGAGCAATCTCGAAGAGCAGCGCCAGAGCCGCGAGAACCGCGAGAAAGTCAAGATGTCGACGCGGTGTATCTGGTGTGGCGCGTGTATGTCCTCGTGTAACATCGCGGCCGGCGACAACGAGTACCTCGGCCCGGCGGCGATCAACAAGGCCTACAAGTTCGCGATGGACGACCGCGAGAGCGAGCAGATCAAAGAGCACCGACTCCGCATTCTCGAGCAGGAACACGGCGTCTGGCGGTGCCAGACTCAGTTCTCCTGTACCGAGGTGTGTCCGAAAGACATCCCGCTGACCGAGCACATTCAGGAGCTCAAGCGGGAAGCTGTCAAGAAGAACCTGAAGTTCTGGTAA
- a CDS encoding succinate dehydrogenase hydrophobic membrane anchor subunit → MSERYSSFTPGGTGWLLQRITAAFLVVVLAFHFFQLHFVNHAAEVTFAGTQARMSDIGYFLTMFLFLVAGAFHGLNGVYNALVNQGLEGTPKKVVFWVLVIAGVALIVQGTYVALAMAGWT, encoded by the coding sequence ATGTCCGAACGCTACTCTTCGTTTACCCCTGGCGGAACTGGATGGCTGCTCCAGCGGATCACGGCGGCGTTCCTCGTCGTCGTGCTCGCCTTCCACTTCTTCCAGCTACACTTCGTCAACCACGCGGCCGAAGTGACGTTCGCCGGCACCCAGGCCCGGATGAGCGACATCGGCTACTTCCTGACGATGTTCCTGTTCCTGGTCGCCGGCGCGTTCCACGGGCTGAACGGCGTCTACAACGCCCTGGTCAACCAGGGCCTCGAAGGGACCCCAAAGAAGGTAGTGTTCTGGGTCCTTGTTATCGCAGGTGTCGCGTTGATCGTGCAGGGAACCTACGTCGCACTCGCAATGGCGGGGTGGACCTAA
- the sdhC gene encoding succinate dehydrogenase, cytochrome b556 subunit — translation MSQSYNRGLIEDFGRWKEFSAGMWAWIFHKFTGWMLIGYLFTHIAVLSTAIGAAQGEEVTVNAEALPNVDGTGEVAVDVYTATLGGLEGLFIIRILEIGLLAVAVFHILNGLRLLMVDLGIGLEAQDKSFYASLILTGIITVASVPTFLAGVGL, via the coding sequence ATGAGTCAGTCTTACAATCGCGGCCTCATCGAGGACTTCGGGCGCTGGAAGGAGTTCTCGGCCGGGATGTGGGCGTGGATTTTCCACAAATTCACCGGGTGGATGCTGATCGGCTACCTGTTTACCCACATCGCGGTACTGAGCACGGCGATCGGCGCGGCACAGGGCGAAGAAGTAACGGTAAACGCCGAGGCACTCCCGAACGTCGATGGAACGGGCGAGGTCGCCGTCGACGTCTACACGGCGACACTCGGCGGCCTCGAGGGGCTTTTCATCATCCGCATCCTCGAGATCGGGCTGCTCGCGGTGGCCGTGTTCCACATTCTCAACGGACTCCGACTGCTGATGGTCGACCTCGGGATCGGCCTCGAAGCACAGGACAAGAGTTTCTACGCGTCGCTGATCCTGACGGGGATCATCACCGTCGCCAGCGTTCCGACGTTCCTCGCGGGGGTGGGGCTGTAA
- a CDS encoding succinylglutamate desuccinylase/aspartoacylase family protein, which translates to MSDEGSTDDDGDGGAFTYNGGRVDPGESANIRYGISETYLGDPIRIPVTIVNGEYSGPTVFLSAAAHGDELNGIEVVREVAHDWDHSDLHGTLVCLPVMNVPGFLAQERYLPIYDRDLNRSFPGREGSTSARRMAHRIFTNFIEPCDIGIDFHTSTRGRTNMLHVRANMDDPTVARIANAFSSNVIIAGEGPSGTLRREATGAGVPTVTIEMGEAHRFQRELIDRALTGVASVLAEFGCHPDSAVHWPGWRTVIDDDDEKTWIRADAGGIVDMKHGRGELVREGDTICSITNPFKEEEDIVDVEAPFTGLVVGVLENPVVYPGNPLCHLVGLSSDTLTALRREYRAAQEERSQSQLRE; encoded by the coding sequence ATGAGCGACGAGGGGAGCACCGACGACGACGGCGACGGCGGTGCCTTTACGTATAACGGCGGGCGCGTCGATCCCGGCGAGTCGGCGAACATCCGGTACGGTATCAGTGAGACGTACCTCGGCGATCCGATCAGGATTCCCGTCACGATCGTCAACGGCGAGTATTCGGGACCGACGGTCTTCCTGTCGGCCGCGGCCCACGGCGACGAACTCAACGGGATCGAGGTCGTCCGGGAGGTCGCCCACGACTGGGACCACTCGGATCTCCACGGAACGCTGGTCTGTCTGCCAGTGATGAACGTCCCCGGCTTTCTCGCACAGGAACGGTACCTGCCGATCTACGACCGGGACCTCAACCGGTCGTTCCCCGGCCGCGAGGGGTCGACCAGCGCCCGACGGATGGCCCACCGCATCTTCACGAACTTCATCGAGCCCTGCGATATCGGGATCGACTTCCATACGTCGACGCGCGGGCGAACGAACATGCTTCACGTCCGGGCGAACATGGACGATCCGACGGTCGCTCGCATCGCGAACGCGTTCAGTTCGAACGTCATCATCGCAGGCGAGGGCCCATCGGGAACGCTCCGGCGCGAGGCGACCGGGGCCGGCGTGCCGACGGTCACGATCGAGATGGGGGAGGCCCACCGGTTCCAGCGGGAGTTGATCGACCGTGCGCTGACCGGCGTCGCGAGCGTTCTCGCCGAGTTCGGCTGTCATCCCGATTCAGCGGTTCACTGGCCCGGCTGGCGGACTGTCATCGACGACGACGACGAGAAGACCTGGATCCGGGCCGACGCCGGCGGCATCGTCGACATGAAACACGGTCGCGGCGAACTCGTTCGGGAAGGCGACACGATCTGTTCGATCACGAACCCGTTCAAGGAGGAAGAAGACATCGTCGACGTCGAGGCTCCCTTCACCGGACTCGTCGTCGGCGTCCTCGAGAATCCGGTCGTCTACCCGGGGAATCCGCTCTGTCATCTCGTCGGGCTCTCGTCGGATACGCTGACGGCGCTGCGACGCGAGTACAGGGCCGCACAGGAGGAACGATCGCAGTCCCAGTTGCGGGAGTGA